One window of Sporocytophaga myxococcoides DSM 11118 genomic DNA carries:
- the dapB gene encoding 4-hydroxy-tetrahydrodipicolinate reductase: MRILLLGYGKMGKTIEQIAISRNHTAPFKIDLENYSSLSSITKDQVDVAIEFTQPESAYNNVKYCIEQGIPVVCGTTGWLEKKKELEELCRKNGSAFFYASNFSVGVNLFFHLNNILAKIMNPFPEYEVSMEEIHHKQKLDAPSGTAITLAEGIIDATPKINNWVNQPTKEKNLLGITSKRLDAVPGTHTVYYNSPVDTIEITHTAHSREGFAKGAVVAAEWLVGKKGVFGMDDMLKINY; this comes from the coding sequence ATGAGAATTTTACTTTTGGGCTATGGCAAAATGGGAAAAACCATTGAGCAGATTGCCATAAGTCGTAACCACACTGCTCCCTTCAAAATCGATCTTGAGAACTACAGTTCTCTTTCTTCAATAACCAAAGATCAGGTTGACGTTGCTATTGAATTTACACAGCCAGAAAGCGCATATAACAACGTTAAATACTGCATAGAACAAGGTATACCCGTGGTTTGCGGAACGACTGGTTGGCTTGAAAAGAAAAAAGAGCTGGAAGAACTTTGCAGAAAAAATGGTAGTGCTTTCTTCTATGCTTCAAATTTTAGTGTGGGAGTTAATTTATTCTTTCATCTAAATAATATTCTTGCCAAGATAATGAATCCTTTTCCTGAATATGAAGTGAGTATGGAAGAGATTCATCACAAACAAAAGCTTGATGCTCCAAGCGGAACTGCAATTACCTTGGCAGAAGGTATTATCGATGCTACTCCAAAAATCAATAACTGGGTAAATCAACCGACCAAAGAAAAGAATTTATTAGGGATTACATCAAAAAGACTTGATGCGGTACCGGGCACTCATACTGTTTATTATAATTCACCCGTTGATACTATTGAAATAACCCATACAGCGCATTCACGCGAAGGATTTGCAAAAGGTGCTGTTGTGGCTGCTGAATGGCTTGTAGGTAAAAAAGGTGTTTTCGGCATGGATGATATGCTAAAAATCAATTACTAA
- a CDS encoding DUF5683 domain-containing protein yields the protein MILKLVRPIVLITVITFFNTMGATAQNDSLSQAPVKTKTKPKHNYRPGRAALLSTVLPGAGQFYNRRYWKPPILYAGAAALIYWINFNSTEYNKFNTAYASRVAFRANDTTNAFTQVGTPYEDFSDNELKVTRDAYRRDLEFSIIISTAVYALNIVDAYVDAHLRQFDINEDISLSVHPLLYSYNYSQFAGGIKLNFTIK from the coding sequence ATGATATTAAAGCTGGTAAGACCCATTGTATTAATAACCGTCATAACTTTTTTTAATACAATGGGGGCCACAGCCCAGAATGATTCCCTTTCTCAGGCACCCGTAAAGACTAAAACAAAACCCAAACACAATTACCGACCAGGAAGAGCAGCGTTGCTTTCCACTGTACTTCCCGGAGCCGGACAGTTTTACAATCGCAGATATTGGAAACCTCCAATCTTATATGCTGGGGCCGCTGCACTTATTTATTGGATAAACTTCAACTCAACGGAGTATAACAAATTCAATACAGCTTATGCCAGTAGGGTTGCTTTCAGGGCAAATGACACTACTAATGCTTTCACTCAGGTAGGAACGCCATATGAGGACTTCAGTGATAATGAATTAAAAGTAACGAGAGATGCTTACAGAAGAGATCTTGAGTTCTCTATTATTATATCTACGGCAGTTTATGCTTTGAACATTGTAGATGCATATGTAGACGCCCACCTGAGGCAGTTTGACATTAATGAAGATATTTCTTTATCTGTACATCCGCTTTTATATTCCTATAATTATTCCCAATTTGCAGGAGGAATAAAGTTAAACTTTACTATAAAATAA
- a CDS encoding ParB/RepB/Spo0J family partition protein, with product MNDKKPQIPAKKSVLGRGLGALLQDSDTAKPEKTVEVVVERAPESAINEIPVDSIEVNPYQPRTHFDQEALQELSESIKVQGIIQPITVRQLSPGKYQLISGERRLQATRLAQIPKITAYIRTANDQQMLEMALIENIQRENLNALEIALSYQRLISECSLKQEELGDRVGKNRTTVTNYLRLLKLPPDIQAAVRDNRISMGHARALITIERIDDQLSIFKKILEEELSVRKTEDLVRSISQPSSQAKVSESKSEDKKTYFNPEIVHIQTKLSTHFGTKININCDKQNKGEIKIPFVNADDLNRILDILNF from the coding sequence ATGAACGATAAGAAACCGCAGATACCTGCAAAAAAGAGTGTTTTGGGAAGAGGTCTGGGAGCTCTGCTTCAGGATTCCGATACCGCAAAACCCGAAAAAACAGTAGAGGTAGTAGTAGAAAGAGCACCGGAAAGTGCAATCAACGAAATTCCTGTTGACAGCATTGAAGTCAACCCTTATCAGCCTAGAACGCATTTTGATCAGGAAGCCCTTCAGGAGCTTTCTGAATCTATAAAGGTTCAAGGCATTATTCAGCCAATTACAGTAAGACAACTTTCTCCTGGCAAATATCAGTTGATTTCCGGAGAAAGAAGGCTTCAGGCTACCAGACTTGCCCAGATTCCTAAAATAACTGCCTATATCAGAACTGCCAATGACCAGCAAATGCTGGAAATGGCTCTTATTGAAAATATTCAGAGAGAAAACCTTAATGCACTTGAAATTGCTTTAAGCTATCAAAGATTAATTTCTGAATGCAGTCTAAAGCAGGAAGAACTTGGAGACCGCGTGGGGAAAAACAGAACCACGGTAACCAATTATTTAAGACTTCTGAAACTTCCACCAGACATTCAGGCAGCTGTAAGAGACAATAGAATTTCAATGGGGCACGCCAGAGCCTTAATTACTATTGAAAGAATTGATGATCAGCTAAGCATTTTCAAAAAAATTCTGGAAGAAGAATTATCGGTTAGAAAAACTGAGGATCTGGTAAGGTCAATATCGCAGCCTTCTTCACAGGCAAAAGTTTCAGAATCGAAAAGTGAAGACAAAAAGACTTATTTCAATCCGGAAATAGTCCATATACAGACAAAATTGTCTACACATTTCGGAACAAAAATCAATATTAATTGTGATAAACAAAACAAAGGCGAAATTAAGATCCCATTTGTAAATGCTGATGATTTAAATCGGATATTAGATATATTAAATTTTTAG
- a CDS encoding ParA family protein, whose translation MGKIIAIANQKGGVGKTTTAINLAASLAALEFKTLLVDADPQANSTSGLSFNPKTIEKSIYECMVDGINADELILNTNVAYLDLLPAHIDLVGAEVEMISLDHREQKMKESLKNAKERYDYIVIDCSPSLGLITVNALTAADSILVPVQCEYFALEGLGKLLNTIKIIQTRLNTALEIEGILLTMYDPRVRLSNQVVEEVKNHFQHLVFETIIPRNIKLSESPSFGLPVIAHDAESKGAISYLNLAQEILERNKVALS comes from the coding sequence ATGGGTAAAATCATTGCAATTGCCAATCAAAAAGGTGGAGTAGGTAAAACCACAACCGCTATCAACCTGGCTGCCAGTCTTGCAGCTTTGGAATTTAAGACCCTATTGGTAGACGCTGATCCTCAGGCTAATTCAACCTCAGGATTAAGTTTTAACCCAAAGACAATTGAAAAAAGTATTTACGAGTGCATGGTAGACGGAATAAATGCTGATGAGCTGATTCTTAACACCAATGTAGCATATCTGGACCTCCTTCCTGCTCACATCGATCTTGTAGGTGCTGAAGTAGAGATGATCAGCCTTGATCATAGAGAGCAAAAGATGAAAGAATCTTTAAAAAACGCAAAAGAGAGATACGATTACATAGTTATAGATTGCTCACCGTCCCTTGGTCTTATCACGGTAAATGCCTTGACTGCTGCAGATTCTATTCTAGTACCTGTTCAGTGTGAGTATTTTGCACTTGAAGGATTAGGAAAACTTCTTAATACGATTAAGATTATCCAGACCAGACTTAATACTGCACTTGAGATCGAGGGAATTCTTCTTACTATGTATGATCCAAGGGTTAGATTATCAAACCAGGTAGTGGAAGAAGTTAAAAATCACTTCCAGCACCTGGTGTTTGAGACCATTATCCCTAGAAATATTAAACTCAGTGAATCTCCAAGTTTTGGATTACCTGTTATAGCTCACGATGCTGAAAGTAAAGGAGCTATCAGTTACCTGAACCTTGCTCAGGAGATTCTTGAAAGAAATAAAGTAGCATTAAGTTAA
- the yidC gene encoding membrane protein insertase YidC translates to MDKNQVTGIVLITAMMLLYFMYFGQKDKPQPNAQQQQSTQVILKKSEAELPDSVKQQQLKAAYGELANLASGEEKDVVAENKDIKVTFSSKGGKIKSVLLKHYLTDQKKPLYLLNEDNSNISLLATSKTGNLDLSTLFYQAETQKAGDTTKVIFKATLSPGNAISQTYSIAPDGYLVNYDLKFDGMNGILLNQPVVFDWRADAPKVEYDLKQSRITTSVNYYTVKDGFDHLKETSDDPESATLSEPIKWVSMKQKFFNAGFIAENEFSNGAVKSHVKQGDTTSLKHLEASVALPYNDLTSGKGKYKFYFGPNHYQTLKAVPAPDYDKNVYLGWPVINLINRFIVIPVFNFFESFIGNYGVIIIILVFLLKAILLPLSYKSYISTAKMKVLKPEIDEIKERNGDDMQKVQAEQMQLYQKVGINPISGCIPVLLQTPILLAMFNFFPNSIELRQEPFLWAHDLSTYDSIFSWNTHIWGLSDTYGNHFSLFTFLMTISTLLLTWVNNQVSTVTGPMKSVSYIMPVVFMFVLNSFPAGLSFYYLVSNLVSIGQQFIIKRFVDEDKIRGVLDENRKKFATTGGKKSKWMQRVEEAMKAREEEIKKKKK, encoded by the coding sequence ATGGATAAGAATCAGGTTACGGGGATAGTGTTAATTACTGCCATGATGTTACTGTACTTTATGTACTTCGGGCAAAAAGATAAACCCCAACCAAACGCACAACAACAACAATCAACTCAGGTCATTCTCAAAAAATCAGAAGCGGAACTTCCTGATTCAGTAAAACAACAGCAATTAAAAGCTGCATACGGGGAGCTTGCCAATCTGGCTTCCGGAGAAGAAAAAGATGTTGTAGCTGAAAATAAAGACATTAAGGTTACCTTTTCTTCAAAAGGCGGAAAAATCAAAAGTGTGCTTTTAAAACACTACCTGACCGATCAGAAAAAACCTTTATATCTTCTTAATGAAGATAACAGCAATATCTCCCTACTGGCTACATCTAAAACGGGAAATCTTGACTTATCAACTTTATTTTATCAAGCTGAAACTCAAAAGGCAGGAGATACAACAAAGGTAATTTTCAAGGCTACTTTATCTCCGGGAAATGCTATTTCCCAAACCTACTCTATTGCCCCTGATGGTTACCTTGTTAACTATGACCTGAAATTTGACGGCATGAATGGCATTCTGTTAAACCAGCCTGTAGTTTTTGACTGGAGAGCAGATGCTCCAAAAGTAGAATATGACCTGAAACAAAGTAGAATTACTACTTCAGTAAATTATTATACAGTAAAAGATGGCTTTGACCATCTTAAAGAAACCTCAGATGATCCGGAAAGTGCTACATTAAGCGAACCGATTAAATGGGTTTCTATGAAGCAAAAATTCTTCAATGCCGGATTTATTGCAGAGAATGAATTTTCAAACGGAGCCGTTAAAAGCCATGTAAAACAAGGTGACACTACAAGTCTGAAACACCTGGAAGCTTCGGTAGCATTACCTTATAATGATCTGACTTCTGGTAAAGGAAAATACAAATTCTATTTCGGACCAAATCATTATCAGACACTTAAAGCTGTTCCAGCACCAGATTATGACAAAAATGTGTACCTCGGCTGGCCTGTCATCAACCTGATTAATAGATTCATAGTAATTCCTGTATTTAACTTCTTCGAGTCATTTATAGGTAATTACGGAGTCATCATCATCATTCTGGTATTTTTGCTGAAAGCAATATTGTTGCCGCTTAGCTACAAGTCTTATATCTCTACGGCCAAGATGAAGGTTCTTAAGCCTGAAATTGATGAAATAAAGGAAAGAAACGGAGATGATATGCAGAAAGTACAGGCAGAGCAAATGCAACTCTATCAGAAAGTAGGAATCAATCCTATAAGCGGATGTATTCCGGTTCTTTTGCAAACTCCTATCCTTCTTGCGATGTTCAACTTTTTTCCGAATTCAATAGAGCTAAGACAGGAGCCATTCTTATGGGCACACGATCTTTCCACTTACGATTCTATATTCTCATGGAACACACATATTTGGGGGCTTAGCGATACCTATGGAAATCACTTCAGTTTATTTACCTTCCTGATGACCATCTCTACCCTGCTCTTAACCTGGGTAAACAATCAGGTAAGTACTGTTACTGGTCCTATGAAATCCGTTTCATACATCATGCCGGTAGTATTTATGTTTGTCCTTAACTCCTTCCCTGCAGGTCTGAGTTTTTATTACCTTGTTTCAAACCTTGTTTCTATCGGACAGCAATTTATCATCAAAAGATTTGTTGATGAAGACAAAATCAGAGGTGTATTAGATGAAAACAGAAAGAAATTTGCGACCACAGGAGGAAAAAAATCTAAATGGATGCAGAGAGTTGAGGAAGCAATGAAGGCCAGAGAAGAAGAAATTAAGAAGAAGAAGAAATAA
- a CDS encoding CTP synthase: MASAKYIFVTGGVTSSLGKGIISASLAKLLQSRGFSVTIQKFDPYINIDPGTLNPYEHGECYVTEDGAETDLDLGHYERFLNINTSQANNVTTGRIYHNVISKEREGAFLGKTVQVIPHITDEIKRNFLALGEKGNYDIVITEIGGCVGDIESLPFIEAVRQLRWDLGPHDTLVIHLTLVPYLKTAGELKTKPTQHSVKQLSESGIQPDILVCRSEHPIPAEIRKKLALFCNVNVNSVIESLDAETIYDVPLLMKKEKLDERVLTKLKLPHKGEAQIDTWKDFLGKLKNTTHEVQIGLVGKYVELPDAYKSIAEAFVHSGAENECKVKIKWIQSEHLTAETIPSVLGNLDGVLVAPGFGERGIEGKIQAVKFARENHIPFFGICLGMQCAAIEFARNVVGIKDAASAELDKKTPNPVIDMMESQKNVTKKGGTMRLGAYPCEITKGSKAYHVYGKTKITERHRHRYEFNNKYLKQFEKAGMIASGINPDTGLVEIIELKDHRFYIGTQFHPELKSTVLNPHPLFVKFVKAAIEFSKEKESKTE, from the coding sequence ATGGCTTCTGCTAAATATATCTTTGTAACCGGAGGGGTAACCTCATCATTAGGAAAAGGAATAATCTCCGCATCTCTCGCGAAACTGCTTCAGTCCAGAGGATTTTCCGTCACCATTCAAAAATTTGATCCCTATATTAATATAGATCCGGGGACGCTTAATCCTTATGAACATGGCGAATGCTATGTAACTGAGGATGGAGCTGAAACTGACCTGGATCTAGGTCATTATGAGAGGTTTTTGAATATCAATACTTCTCAGGCAAATAATGTCACTACCGGAAGAATTTACCATAATGTAATTTCGAAAGAAAGAGAAGGGGCATTTTTAGGAAAGACCGTTCAGGTTATTCCACACATCACCGATGAGATCAAAAGAAATTTTCTTGCTTTAGGAGAAAAAGGGAATTATGACATTGTCATTACAGAAATAGGTGGATGCGTGGGCGATATTGAATCTCTTCCTTTTATTGAGGCTGTAAGGCAATTAAGATGGGATCTTGGCCCTCACGATACACTCGTGATACACCTTACCCTGGTTCCATACCTAAAAACAGCAGGAGAATTAAAAACCAAGCCGACACAACATTCTGTAAAACAACTTTCTGAATCAGGAATTCAGCCGGATATACTTGTTTGTCGCTCAGAACATCCAATCCCTGCGGAAATCAGAAAGAAGCTTGCTCTGTTTTGCAACGTAAATGTTAACTCAGTAATTGAATCACTTGATGCTGAAACGATTTACGATGTTCCTTTATTAATGAAAAAGGAAAAACTGGACGAAAGAGTGTTAACCAAGCTGAAACTTCCACATAAAGGAGAAGCTCAAATCGATACCTGGAAAGATTTTCTCGGGAAACTGAAAAATACTACCCATGAAGTCCAGATTGGTCTTGTAGGAAAATATGTAGAATTACCTGACGCTTATAAATCTATTGCAGAAGCATTTGTACATTCGGGTGCAGAAAATGAATGTAAGGTAAAAATCAAATGGATTCAGTCAGAACATCTTACTGCCGAAACTATTCCGTCTGTTTTAGGTAATCTTGATGGGGTATTAGTGGCACCTGGATTCGGAGAAAGAGGAATTGAAGGGAAAATTCAAGCCGTAAAATTTGCCAGAGAAAACCATATTCCATTCTTTGGTATATGTCTTGGAATGCAATGCGCAGCTATCGAATTTGCAAGAAATGTTGTGGGAATTAAAGACGCAGCATCTGCAGAATTAGACAAAAAGACTCCAAACCCTGTAATCGACATGATGGAATCTCAGAAAAACGTCACTAAAAAAGGCGGAACTATGAGATTGGGAGCTTATCCTTGTGAAATTACTAAAGGAAGTAAAGCTTATCATGTATATGGTAAAACCAAAATTACCGAAAGACACAGACACAGGTATGAATTTAACAACAAGTACCTGAAACAGTTTGAAAAAGCAGGGATGATTGCATCCGGAATAAATCCGGATACTGGTCTGGTAGAAATTATAGAATTAAAGGATCACAGATTTTATATAGGTACACAGTTCCACCCAGAGTTGAAAAGTACAGTGTTAAATCCACATCCGCTGTTTGTTAAGTTTGTAAAAGCAGCTATTGAGTTTTCAAAAGAAAAGGAGTCTAAAACAGAATAA
- a CDS encoding PKD domain-containing protein: protein MREKISFTWKICVLFLLSLGSFEALAQCALPELYDLTYANPSSSQTWIHCIDNETDPDTYNLELMSPHDVQNYTIDFGDGSAVVSGALWSSNTVISHLFGLGKFTITLSETKSGCTKKTITSTFINDRKAGAAALPPTIGASTCAPNILSFKNTSTNTSAFTKFEWSWGDGTKDVVDASNSGQVTSHIYKKGTSSCNMIVRLTATGLCDASFASYGPFNFWDTDSAIISASVQQICGADSVTFKDVSKYNCNNKQARKIKWISSDLGISTPWLQATPVNKSLKAFITGPPGAIYNITLLDSNFCGVNQTSMKVEVIDPPVSQFTASTAAICSGDSVLFQNTSTGGANRFKWNFGDGTGWIENNNPTLYHKYSIAGNYTIKMASVQDKALGCSDTSSSTVSVLGLPQANFTFDKPTGCGKASVLFKNTSVNTSSFTWDFGNGTTQSGAGPWTIDFEPGYYSVKLVGRNSLNCISERSAAVIVPSDISLNISSDPVCLGDFNVFKNLTDLMPAVSCATGSILREQWDNITGAATVATLTANVNFPNKPSRTSLLTNYFEGPVNIGDNYGSRIYGFICPPVDGIYTFWISSNGDSELWLSSSAKVSDKTKIAYVSGTTTLRQWNRYISQQSLPVFLKANQRYYIEALHKESNLDDHLSVGWQLPDGTFERPIPAKYLSPYMPGTEITSWSWTFGDGGSASVKEPVHLYDAPGSYEVIIEAATDVCKRKDTIYTVVSPLPVPSFDSDKWNGCTPFDLKIANKSQNTFAYDWSFGDGSPGLITSDNLDTITHTYLNKGSDLLEFPLKLIAKSDKGCMDTLIQIITVYPDPVADFLFTPQAPQCSPSNIKLANNSSLASSFKWTIQGKDTIVSSMEFNHTFVNKTGIVKDESVSIRAITDHGCFLEKSKTIIVYPEPEFKIEAKPKEGCHPLIVGLSSEGAQYKFNWDFGDGFKSSSSTPIHVFNNITDKDTLFRISLNALSSFNCSATVYDTVIVHPKPEADFNESVSFGCSPLSVRFSNSSQKAGWYKWDFGDGVLLDTLFGDVSHVFENKTGLVKEFYVKLISGTDNNCADTLIRKISVFPEVFPDFVGEMEGCSPFKTKFAPSGSLISNYTWDFGDGSTSLETSPVHIFQNSSAKDTVFNVILKVKSVHNCDAEITKPVAVWAGPEAKFTVASTTIQLPDSAIYITNNTVAGDFEIKWDFGDGSNSIIRDPQVHYYGFYGNYKLTLSLNTGKCTSTFTRDISVLPTAPIASFTGEGEGCLPLEISFNNTSKFAEQYLWEFGDGETSVLKNPKHNYGIAGDYSVRLSAKGLGGENYLLKDSIIHVRPVPVAYFIAQPKIVFIPDPIFFNNKSTNAIKYIWDFGDLTSSIDVSPSHVYKTSGRYKVKLTAENEFGCINIYELDDAVIAEEGGSIEIPNAFTPNHGGSNGGRKDGSGLNEVFYPRLHDVAEFYMGIYNKWGEMLFETRDSSTGWDGYYKNQLCPEDVYVYRIKVKMPSGKVKEYAGDITLIW from the coding sequence ATGCGTGAAAAAATATCATTTACCTGGAAAATTTGTGTTTTATTTTTATTGAGTCTGGGCTCTTTTGAGGCCTTGGCTCAGTGTGCTTTACCAGAATTGTATGATTTAACTTACGCAAATCCAAGCTCTTCCCAGACTTGGATCCATTGTATCGATAACGAAACTGATCCGGATACTTATAATCTGGAGTTGATGTCTCCTCATGATGTTCAGAATTATACCATTGACTTTGGTGATGGTTCTGCTGTTGTATCTGGCGCTCTCTGGTCTTCAAATACTGTAATTTCCCATTTATTTGGTTTAGGAAAATTTACAATAACACTTTCTGAAACCAAATCTGGTTGTACCAAGAAAACAATAACAAGTACTTTTATCAATGACAGAAAAGCAGGGGCCGCAGCTTTACCGCCTACCATCGGAGCCAGTACTTGTGCGCCCAATATCCTTTCATTCAAAAACACGTCCACCAATACTTCTGCTTTTACAAAATTTGAATGGTCTTGGGGAGATGGGACTAAAGATGTGGTTGATGCTTCTAATTCAGGTCAGGTGACGTCGCATATTTATAAAAAAGGAACATCCAGTTGTAATATGATTGTCCGACTCACTGCCACAGGTTTGTGTGATGCATCATTTGCCAGTTATGGTCCTTTTAATTTTTGGGATACTGATTCTGCTATCATCAGTGCTTCCGTGCAGCAAATTTGCGGGGCAGATTCGGTGACATTTAAGGATGTTTCTAAATATAATTGTAATAATAAGCAGGCAAGGAAAATAAAATGGATTTCCTCTGATTTGGGGATTTCAACCCCATGGCTTCAGGCCACTCCCGTTAATAAATCTCTTAAAGCTTTTATTACTGGGCCTCCAGGTGCTATTTATAATATTACACTTTTGGATTCTAACTTTTGTGGAGTGAATCAGACTTCTATGAAAGTGGAAGTTATTGATCCTCCTGTTTCTCAATTTACCGCTTCAACTGCTGCAATCTGTAGCGGGGACTCAGTATTATTTCAAAATACTTCAACTGGTGGAGCAAACAGATTCAAATGGAATTTCGGTGATGGAACGGGCTGGATAGAAAATAATAATCCCACGCTTTACCATAAATACAGTATTGCAGGAAACTATACTATCAAAATGGCTTCAGTCCAGGACAAGGCTCTTGGTTGCTCTGATACTTCTAGTTCGACAGTTTCCGTATTAGGCCTTCCCCAGGCGAATTTTACTTTTGATAAACCTACTGGTTGTGGAAAGGCTTCTGTGTTGTTTAAAAATACATCGGTAAATACATCCTCTTTTACATGGGACTTTGGAAATGGAACGACTCAATCTGGTGCCGGTCCCTGGACTATTGATTTTGAACCTGGTTATTATAGTGTTAAATTGGTAGGACGAAATAGTCTTAACTGTATCTCTGAAAGAAGTGCAGCAGTAATTGTGCCTTCCGACATTTCTTTAAATATTTCATCTGATCCGGTTTGTTTGGGAGATTTTAATGTATTTAAAAACTTAACAGATTTAATGCCTGCGGTATCTTGTGCTACAGGATCAATTTTGAGAGAACAATGGGATAATATCACCGGAGCTGCTACCGTTGCGACGTTAACAGCCAATGTTAATTTTCCGAACAAACCGTCCAGAACTTCATTACTGACCAACTATTTTGAAGGTCCTGTTAATATTGGTGATAATTATGGTTCCAGAATTTATGGATTTATATGTCCTCCTGTAGACGGTATATATACCTTCTGGATCTCAAGTAATGGAGATTCTGAACTCTGGCTTAGTTCAAGTGCAAAGGTTTCTGATAAAACAAAAATAGCTTATGTGTCTGGTACTACTACATTAAGGCAGTGGAACAGATATATTTCTCAGCAGTCATTACCTGTTTTTTTGAAAGCCAATCAGAGATACTACATTGAAGCCCTGCATAAAGAAAGTAATCTGGATGATCATTTATCTGTTGGATGGCAATTACCTGATGGAACTTTTGAAAGACCGATTCCTGCAAAATATCTTAGCCCATATATGCCGGGAACCGAGATTACATCCTGGTCATGGACCTTTGGAGATGGGGGGAGTGCTTCGGTAAAAGAACCTGTTCATTTATATGACGCTCCGGGAAGTTATGAAGTAATCATTGAAGCTGCTACTGATGTCTGTAAAAGGAAAGATACAATTTATACTGTTGTCTCACCTTTGCCGGTTCCTTCTTTTGATTCTGATAAATGGAATGGCTGCACACCCTTTGATCTTAAGATTGCTAATAAATCACAAAATACTTTTGCATATGATTGGAGTTTTGGTGATGGTTCGCCAGGACTGATTACTTCAGATAATTTAGATACGATCACACATACTTATTTAAATAAAGGGAGCGATCTTTTGGAATTTCCTTTGAAACTAATTGCCAAATCCGATAAAGGGTGTATGGATACGTTAATACAAATTATTACTGTTTATCCGGATCCCGTAGCTGATTTCTTGTTCACACCTCAGGCTCCTCAGTGCAGCCCGTCCAATATAAAGCTAGCCAATAATTCATCTTTAGCTTCGTCCTTTAAGTGGACTATTCAAGGTAAGGATACTATTGTCAGTTCAATGGAATTTAATCACACTTTTGTGAACAAGACTGGTATAGTGAAAGATGAGTCTGTATCGATCAGAGCTATTACAGATCATGGTTGCTTTTTAGAAAAAAGCAAAACTATAATTGTATATCCGGAACCTGAGTTTAAAATTGAAGCCAAACCTAAAGAAGGTTGTCATCCTCTAATAGTGGGTTTGTCTTCTGAAGGAGCACAATATAAGTTTAACTGGGATTTCGGAGATGGTTTTAAATCCTCATCATCGACACCGATACACGTTTTTAACAACATTACAGATAAGGATACTCTGTTTCGAATTTCACTTAATGCCTTATCTTCATTTAATTGCTCAGCAACGGTTTACGACACAGTCATTGTACATCCTAAACCTGAAGCTGACTTTAATGAATCTGTTTCTTTCGGATGCAGTCCTTTATCAGTAAGGTTTTCTAATAGCAGTCAAAAAGCTGGATGGTATAAGTGGGATTTTGGAGATGGTGTATTACTGGATACTTTGTTTGGAGATGTTTCGCATGTGTTTGAGAATAAAACCGGTTTGGTTAAAGAGTTTTATGTAAAACTGATTTCGGGGACTGATAATAATTGTGCGGATACTTTGATCAGAAAGATTTCTGTCTTTCCAGAAGTATTTCCTGATTTCGTTGGGGAAATGGAAGGATGCAGTCCTTTCAAGACTAAGTTTGCTCCATCAGGTTCATTAATATCAAATTATACCTGGGATTTTGGAGATGGCAGTACTTCATTGGAAACTTCTCCTGTCCATATTTTTCAGAATTCTTCCGCAAAAGACACTGTATTTAATGTGATTCTGAAAGTTAAATCAGTGCATAATTGTGACGCAGAAATAACTAAGCCTGTCGCTGTCTGGGCTGGTCCTGAAGCAAAGTTCACAGTTGCCTCAACAACCATACAGTTACCTGATTCTGCAATTTATATAACTAACAATACTGTTGCAGGAGATTTTGAAATTAAATGGGACTTTGGTGATGGAAGCAATTCCATAATAAGAGATCCTCAGGTGCATTATTATGGTTTCTATGGGAATTATAAACTCACGCTTTCTTTAAATACAGGTAAATGTACAAGCACATTTACCAGAGATATAAGTGTGTTGCCGACTGCGCCAATTGCCAGTTTTACAGGTGAAGGGGAGGGGTGTTTGCCTTTAGAGATATCGTTTAACAATACATCTAAATTTGCAGAACAATATTTATGGGAATTTGGAGATGGCGAGACATCCGTACTTAAAAATCCAAAGCATAATTATGGTATCGCAGGCGATTATTCGGTAAGATTATCAGCAAAAGGATTGGGTGGTGAAAACTATCTCCTGAAAGATTCAATCATACATGTAAGACCTGTACCAGTTGCTTATTTCATAGCCCAGCCTAAAATAGTTTTTATCCCTGATCCGATTTTCTTTAATAATAAATCTACTAATGCTATAAAATATATTTGGGATTTTGGAGATCTAACATCTTCTATAGACGTAAGTCCTTCTCATGTATATAAAACATCAGGTAGATATAAAGTAAAGCTTACTGCTGAAAATGAATTTGGATGTATAAATATTTATGAGTTGGATGATGCTGTAATAGCTGAAGAAGGCGGTTCAATTGAAATTCCAAATGCCTTTACACCAAATCATGGAGGCTCAAATGGAGGAAGAAAAGATGGAAGTGGGTTAAATGAGGTCTTCTATCCGCGCTTACATGATGTTGCTGAATTTTATATGGGGATCTATAACAAGTGGGGAGAAATGCTTTTTGAAACAAGAGATTCTTCAACTGGTTGGGATGGCTATTATAAAAATCAACTTTGTCCGGAAGACGTGTATGTATATAGGATCAAGGTAAAGATGCCAAGTGGGAAGGTGAAAGAATATGCTGGAGATATTACTTTGATATGGTAA